A single window of Solanum dulcamara chromosome 5, daSolDulc1.2, whole genome shotgun sequence DNA harbors:
- the LOC129889775 gene encoding uncharacterized protein LOC129889775 gives MGRKPNDSEPTRCATMILLLMGLFSCTVVYIFMSAVMRPTGNSADERLTAVEGEFGGGGDSEVGGGECCNGIENFELWGAAVKWGSDFKVKSSKECCEACKAMCTGNHGPCLCDTWVFCGDKKACGDKFGECWLKKQKDTLAPDKKEEGGKSMWMSGIVFGKGEGIIALETEFGAIHVKLLPECSPHSVFNILELLGVRHSAGCQFFRAETRGQVWDARGDHIKDASFGPPYALLQGTLGAEGLTFDTVPSEFCPEIRRGSVAWVGSGPEFFISLANHQEWKNSYTVFGYVLPEDMEIVEKIAQLPTKLDVWTGVNVTILENPVPLRVRRIKSSNGDLLLNS, from the exons ATGGGTCGGAAGCCAAATGATTCCGAACCCACTCGTTGTGCCACTATGATCCTTCTCTTGATGGGTCTATTTTCTTGTACCGTCGTTTACATTTTCATGTCGGCGGTGATGAGACCCACCGGAAATTCGGCTGATGAGCGGTTGACGGCGGTTGAAGGTGAATTTGGCGGCGGTGGTGACAGTGAAGTGGGTGGTGGTGAATGTTGTAATGGGATCGAAAATTTTGAGCTTTGGGGAGCTGCTGTGAAGTGGGGTTCTGATTTTAAGGTTAAAAGTTCTAAGGAATGTTGTGAAGCTTGTAAGGCTATGTGCACAGGTAATCATGGGCCTTGTCTTTGTGATACATGGGTTTTCTGTGGAGATAAAAAAGCTTGTGGTGACAAATTTGGTGAG TGCTGGTTGAAGAAGCAGAAAGATACTTTGGCTCCTGACAAAAAGGAAGAAGGAGGCAAGAGTATGTGGATGTCTGGCATAGTTTTTGGGAAAGGAGAG GGAATTATCGCCTTGGAAACAGAATTTGGTGCTATTCACGTTAAG CTTTTGCCAGAATGTTCCCCACACTCTGTTTTTAACATTCTGGAGTTGTTGGGGGTTCGCCACTCTGCTGGATGCCAATTTTTTCGTGCGGAAACTCGCGGACAAGTTTGGGATGCACGCGGAGATCACATAAAAGAT GCGTCTTTTGGCCCTCCATATGCTTTGTTACAAGGAACTCTTGGTGCTGAAGGATTAACATTCGACACAGTTCCTAGTGAATTCTGTCCGGAAATAAGACGGGGTTCAGTTGCCTGGGTTGGTTCTGGCCCTGAATTCTTTATAAGCTTAGCAAACCATCAAGAATGGAAAAACTCATACACTGTTTTCGGCTATGTGCTGCCGGAGGACATGGAAATCGTAGAGAAAATAGCTCAGCTCCCCACAAAATTAGACGTCTGGACCGGAGTCAACGTGACAATCTTGGAGAACCCTGTACCTTTGAGAGTACGACGAATCAAGTCCAGCAATGGTGATCTTCTCCTCAATAGTTAG
- the LOC129889777 gene encoding DNA repair endonuclease UVH1 isoform X2 encodes MVQFHEHIITELLEDSNGGLIVTSSGLGLHKLISSLFLLHHHSQGCLLILSATPPQKSSILRNYENDIQSQISGEVPNLPSEITSDLPANQRLSLYTSGGILFITSRILIVDLLTHRLPTTAVAGLVILNAHSLSDTSTEAFIVRILRSTNRSLYVRAFSDRPHSMVSGFAKAERTLKCLFLRKLHLWPRFQVYVSQDLESDPPEVVDIRVPMSTYMIGIQKAVIEVMDACLKEMRKTNKVDVEDLTVENGLFKSFDEIVKRQLDPIWHTLGKRTKQLVSDLKTLRKLLDYLVRYDAVTYLKYLDSLRASESFRSVWIFAESSYKIFEYAKKRVYHFGRSDSGKLGLSKTVSTKKRKLNDSKKDEESRVVLEEVLEEPPKWKVLLDVLVEIQEERDKQASSGEEKDHLGDGDDNGIVLVACKDEYSCMQLEDCITNGSQKVMREEWEKYLLSKVQLQALPKRNAKKAKEPKGFGVLDGVVASPGKKAEVSSISKQEHDALLAAASEVSKRINKDIIGEGDNQKHVDGVGSVKGKGKGKKKKGSAGEKTNNDVAPEENAMEGRCLNEVFLRKHDQGLDVESSRETKKIPPVVFYALESDKKILDILKPSTIIAYHPDIAFVREVEIYKAENPSRKVKVYFLFYEDSTEVQKFEASVRRENGAFESLIRQKSLMMIPVDQEGRCLGLNSSNEPQSVISQNHITRKAGGRREAEREMQVIVDMREFMSTLPNVLHQKGMRIIPVTLEVGDYILSPFICVERKSISDLFGSFASGRLYHQVEMMSRYYRIPVLLIEFSQDKSFSFQSASELGDDVTPNSIISKLSLLVLHFPRLRIIWSRSLHATAEIFASLKSNQDEPDEVKAIRVGVPSEEGVVENDVRAENYNTSAVEMLRRLPGVTDSNYRAIMAGCKSLAELAMLPVERLAELMGGQKAAKMLREFLDAKYPTLL; translated from the exons ATGGTGCAATTTCACGAGCATATAATCACAGAACTTCTAGAAGATTCCAACGGTGGTTTAATAGTTACCTCATCAGGTCTCGGTCTTCATAAACTCATATCCTCCCTTTTCCTTCTCCACCACCACTCCCAAGGCTGCTTACTTATCCTCTCTGCCACTCCTCCTCAGAAAAGCTCCATCTTACGAAATTACGAAAATGACATTCAATCCCAAATCTCTGGTGAAGTTCCGAATTTACCGTCGGAGATCACTTCAGACTTGCCGGCGAACCAGAGGCTGTCACTGTACACTTCCGGGGGCATTTTATTCATCACTTCCCGGATTCTTATTGTTGACCTGTTGACACATCGTCTTCCGACAACTGCTGTTGCCGGACTTGTTATTCTCAACGCTCATTCGCTTTCGGATACGTCAACAGAGGCATTTATTGTACGTATTTTGCGGTCAACGAATCGTTCTCTCTATGTTCGTGCATTCTCCGATCGTCCTCATTCTATGGTTTCTGGTTTTGCTAAAGCTGAGAGAACGCTTAAATGCCTTTTCCTTAGAAAGCTTCATCTTTGGCCTCGATTCCAG GTTTATGTATCCCAGGATTTGGAGAGTGATCCACCAGAGGTTGTGGATATAAGGGTACCGATGTCAACATATATGATTGGGATTCAGAAAGCAGTGATTGAGGTGATGGATGCATGTTTGAAGGAAATGAGAAAGACTAATAAGGTTGATGTAGAAGACTTGACAGTGGAGAATGGTTTGTTTAAGTCGTTCGATGAGATAGTGAAAAGGCAGCTAGATCCCATCTGGCATACCTTAGGGAAGAGAACGAAGCAGCTTGTTTCAGATTTAAAGACATTAAGAAAGCTGTTGGATTACCTTGTTAG GTATGATGCTGTAACTTACTTGAAGTATCTAGACTCACTTAGAGCATCAGAGAGTTTCCGGTCCGTCTGGATATTTGCAGAGTCCAGTTACAAGATCTTTGAGTATGCTAAAAAGCGAGTTTATCATTTTGGGAGGTCAGATAGTGGAAAACTGGGGCTGAGTAAGACTGTATCAACCAAAAAGAGAAAGCTTAATGACAGCAAGAAGGATGAAG AGAGCAGGGTCGTTTTGGAGGAAGTCTTGGAGGAGCCACCAAAGTGGAAGGTCTTACTT GATGTCCTAGTGGAGATACAAGAGGAAAGAGATAAACAGGCATCGTCTGGAGAAGAGAAAGATCATCTGGGTGATGGGGATGACAATGGAATTGTTTTAGTTGCTTGCAAAGATGAATACTCATGCATGCAACTCGAAGATTGCATCACAAATGGCTCACAGAAG GTCATGCGTGAAGAGTGGGAAAAGTATCTGTTGAGCAAGGTACAGCTGCAAGCATTGCCAAAACGCAATGCCAAGAAAGCTAAAGAGCCTAAAGGGTTTGGGGTACTTGATGGTGTTGTTGCATCACCTGGAAAGAAAGCAGAAGTTAGTAGCATAAGCAAGCAGGAGCATGATGCACTGCTGGCAGCTGCATCTGAAGTTAGCAAAAGAATCAACAAGGATATTATTGGTGAAGGTGATAATCAGAAACATGTGGATGGTGTAGGTTCTGTAAAAGGAAAGggtaaaggaaagaaaaagaaaggttCAGCTGGTGAAAAAACCAACAATGATGTGGCACCTGAAG AAAATGCAATGGAAGGCAGATGTTTGAATGAAGTGTTTCTTCGAAAGCACGACCAAGGTCTGGATGTTGAGTCTTCAAGAGAAACTAAGAAGATCCCACCAGTGGTTTTCTATGCCTTGGAGAGTgataaaaaaattcttgataTTTTGAAGCCCTCTACCATTATTGCTTACCATCCTGATATTGCATTTGTGAGAGAGGTTGAGATCTATAAAGCTGAGAACCCTTCAAGAAAGGTTAAGGTGTACTTTCTCTTCTATGAAGACTCTACTGAGGTGCAAAAGTTTGAGGCAAGTGTGCGTAGAGAAAATGGAGCATTTGAGTCCCTTATAAGACAGAAATCACTGATGATGATCCCAGTAGATCAG GAGGGACGTTGTCTGGGACTGAATTCCTCCAATGAGCCTCAGTCCGTTATATCTCAAAATCATATAACCAGAAAAGCTGGTGGAAGAAGAGAAGCAGAAAGGGAAATGCAA GTCATTGTGGACATGAGAGAGTTCATGAGTACTCTTCCTAATGTGCTTCACCAGAAAGGCATGCGCATTATACCAGTGACCCTGGAAGTTGGTGATTACATACTTTCTCCGTTTATATGCGTAGAAAGAAAGAGTATCTCTGATCTATTTGGCAGTTTTGCATCGGGCCGTCTTTACCACCAGGTGGAAATGATGTCACGTTATTACCGGATTCCTGTTCTTCTTATTGAGTTTTCACAGGATAAAAGCTTTTCATTTCAG TCAGCTAGTGAACTTGGTGATGACGTAACCCCAAATAGCATTATCTCAAAGCTTTCCTTGCTTGTTCTCCACTTTCCTCGGCTTCGCATTATCTGGTCTCGTAGTCTGCATGCAACCGCCGAAATATTTGCATCTCTTAAATCAAACCAAGATGAACCCGATGAGGTCAAGGCCATTAGAGTGGGTGTACCATCAGAAGAGGGTGTTGTTGAAAATGATGTCAG AGCTGAGAATTATAATACATCTGCGGTAGAGATGTTGAGACGTCTGCCAGGTGTGACAGATTCCAACTATAGGGCAATAATGGCTGGGTGCAAAAGCTTGGCGGAACTTGCCATGCTTCCGGTGGAGAGATTAGCAGAATTGATGGGTGGTCAGAAGGCTGCCAAAATGTTAAGGGAATTCCTCGATGCAAAATACCCAACCTTGCTCTAA
- the LOC129889777 gene encoding DNA repair endonuclease UVH1 isoform X1: protein MVQFHEHIITELLEDSNGGLIVTSSGLGLHKLISSLFLLHHHSQGCLLILSATPPQKSSILRNYENDIQSQISGEVPNLPSEITSDLPANQRLSLYTSGGILFITSRILIVDLLTHRLPTTAVAGLVILNAHSLSDTSTEAFIVRILRSTNRSLYVRAFSDRPHSMVSGFAKAERTLKCLFLRKLHLWPRFQVYVSQDLESDPPEVVDIRVPMSTYMIGIQKAVIEVMDACLKEMRKTNKVDVEDLTVENGLFKSFDEIVKRQLDPIWHTLGKRTKQLVSDLKTLRKLLDYLVRYDAVTYLKYLDSLRASESFRSVWIFAESSYKIFEYAKKRVYHFGRSDSGKLGLSKTVSTKKRKLNDSKKDEDQSTSAESRVVLEEVLEEPPKWKVLLDVLVEIQEERDKQASSGEEKDHLGDGDDNGIVLVACKDEYSCMQLEDCITNGSQKVMREEWEKYLLSKVQLQALPKRNAKKAKEPKGFGVLDGVVASPGKKAEVSSISKQEHDALLAAASEVSKRINKDIIGEGDNQKHVDGVGSVKGKGKGKKKKGSAGEKTNNDVAPEENAMEGRCLNEVFLRKHDQGLDVESSRETKKIPPVVFYALESDKKILDILKPSTIIAYHPDIAFVREVEIYKAENPSRKVKVYFLFYEDSTEVQKFEASVRRENGAFESLIRQKSLMMIPVDQEGRCLGLNSSNEPQSVISQNHITRKAGGRREAEREMQVIVDMREFMSTLPNVLHQKGMRIIPVTLEVGDYILSPFICVERKSISDLFGSFASGRLYHQVEMMSRYYRIPVLLIEFSQDKSFSFQSASELGDDVTPNSIISKLSLLVLHFPRLRIIWSRSLHATAEIFASLKSNQDEPDEVKAIRVGVPSEEGVVENDVRAENYNTSAVEMLRRLPGVTDSNYRAIMAGCKSLAELAMLPVERLAELMGGQKAAKMLREFLDAKYPTLL, encoded by the exons ATGGTGCAATTTCACGAGCATATAATCACAGAACTTCTAGAAGATTCCAACGGTGGTTTAATAGTTACCTCATCAGGTCTCGGTCTTCATAAACTCATATCCTCCCTTTTCCTTCTCCACCACCACTCCCAAGGCTGCTTACTTATCCTCTCTGCCACTCCTCCTCAGAAAAGCTCCATCTTACGAAATTACGAAAATGACATTCAATCCCAAATCTCTGGTGAAGTTCCGAATTTACCGTCGGAGATCACTTCAGACTTGCCGGCGAACCAGAGGCTGTCACTGTACACTTCCGGGGGCATTTTATTCATCACTTCCCGGATTCTTATTGTTGACCTGTTGACACATCGTCTTCCGACAACTGCTGTTGCCGGACTTGTTATTCTCAACGCTCATTCGCTTTCGGATACGTCAACAGAGGCATTTATTGTACGTATTTTGCGGTCAACGAATCGTTCTCTCTATGTTCGTGCATTCTCCGATCGTCCTCATTCTATGGTTTCTGGTTTTGCTAAAGCTGAGAGAACGCTTAAATGCCTTTTCCTTAGAAAGCTTCATCTTTGGCCTCGATTCCAG GTTTATGTATCCCAGGATTTGGAGAGTGATCCACCAGAGGTTGTGGATATAAGGGTACCGATGTCAACATATATGATTGGGATTCAGAAAGCAGTGATTGAGGTGATGGATGCATGTTTGAAGGAAATGAGAAAGACTAATAAGGTTGATGTAGAAGACTTGACAGTGGAGAATGGTTTGTTTAAGTCGTTCGATGAGATAGTGAAAAGGCAGCTAGATCCCATCTGGCATACCTTAGGGAAGAGAACGAAGCAGCTTGTTTCAGATTTAAAGACATTAAGAAAGCTGTTGGATTACCTTGTTAG GTATGATGCTGTAACTTACTTGAAGTATCTAGACTCACTTAGAGCATCAGAGAGTTTCCGGTCCGTCTGGATATTTGCAGAGTCCAGTTACAAGATCTTTGAGTATGCTAAAAAGCGAGTTTATCATTTTGGGAGGTCAGATAGTGGAAAACTGGGGCTGAGTAAGACTGTATCAACCAAAAAGAGAAAGCTTAATGACAGCAAGAAGGATGAAG ATCAGTCAACAAGTGCAGAGAGCAGGGTCGTTTTGGAGGAAGTCTTGGAGGAGCCACCAAAGTGGAAGGTCTTACTT GATGTCCTAGTGGAGATACAAGAGGAAAGAGATAAACAGGCATCGTCTGGAGAAGAGAAAGATCATCTGGGTGATGGGGATGACAATGGAATTGTTTTAGTTGCTTGCAAAGATGAATACTCATGCATGCAACTCGAAGATTGCATCACAAATGGCTCACAGAAG GTCATGCGTGAAGAGTGGGAAAAGTATCTGTTGAGCAAGGTACAGCTGCAAGCATTGCCAAAACGCAATGCCAAGAAAGCTAAAGAGCCTAAAGGGTTTGGGGTACTTGATGGTGTTGTTGCATCACCTGGAAAGAAAGCAGAAGTTAGTAGCATAAGCAAGCAGGAGCATGATGCACTGCTGGCAGCTGCATCTGAAGTTAGCAAAAGAATCAACAAGGATATTATTGGTGAAGGTGATAATCAGAAACATGTGGATGGTGTAGGTTCTGTAAAAGGAAAGggtaaaggaaagaaaaagaaaggttCAGCTGGTGAAAAAACCAACAATGATGTGGCACCTGAAG AAAATGCAATGGAAGGCAGATGTTTGAATGAAGTGTTTCTTCGAAAGCACGACCAAGGTCTGGATGTTGAGTCTTCAAGAGAAACTAAGAAGATCCCACCAGTGGTTTTCTATGCCTTGGAGAGTgataaaaaaattcttgataTTTTGAAGCCCTCTACCATTATTGCTTACCATCCTGATATTGCATTTGTGAGAGAGGTTGAGATCTATAAAGCTGAGAACCCTTCAAGAAAGGTTAAGGTGTACTTTCTCTTCTATGAAGACTCTACTGAGGTGCAAAAGTTTGAGGCAAGTGTGCGTAGAGAAAATGGAGCATTTGAGTCCCTTATAAGACAGAAATCACTGATGATGATCCCAGTAGATCAG GAGGGACGTTGTCTGGGACTGAATTCCTCCAATGAGCCTCAGTCCGTTATATCTCAAAATCATATAACCAGAAAAGCTGGTGGAAGAAGAGAAGCAGAAAGGGAAATGCAA GTCATTGTGGACATGAGAGAGTTCATGAGTACTCTTCCTAATGTGCTTCACCAGAAAGGCATGCGCATTATACCAGTGACCCTGGAAGTTGGTGATTACATACTTTCTCCGTTTATATGCGTAGAAAGAAAGAGTATCTCTGATCTATTTGGCAGTTTTGCATCGGGCCGTCTTTACCACCAGGTGGAAATGATGTCACGTTATTACCGGATTCCTGTTCTTCTTATTGAGTTTTCACAGGATAAAAGCTTTTCATTTCAG TCAGCTAGTGAACTTGGTGATGACGTAACCCCAAATAGCATTATCTCAAAGCTTTCCTTGCTTGTTCTCCACTTTCCTCGGCTTCGCATTATCTGGTCTCGTAGTCTGCATGCAACCGCCGAAATATTTGCATCTCTTAAATCAAACCAAGATGAACCCGATGAGGTCAAGGCCATTAGAGTGGGTGTACCATCAGAAGAGGGTGTTGTTGAAAATGATGTCAG AGCTGAGAATTATAATACATCTGCGGTAGAGATGTTGAGACGTCTGCCAGGTGTGACAGATTCCAACTATAGGGCAATAATGGCTGGGTGCAAAAGCTTGGCGGAACTTGCCATGCTTCCGGTGGAGAGATTAGCAGAATTGATGGGTGGTCAGAAGGCTGCCAAAATGTTAAGGGAATTCCTCGATGCAAAATACCCAACCTTGCTCTAA
- the LOC129890758 gene encoding cationic amino acid transporter 6, chloroplastic-like, with translation MVLSNYLNSLSKTPQKLKKRMLATWTPDQELNKVRLRSGADMKRKLTWYDLVALGIGGMLGVGVFVTTGHVARKNAGPSVFISYIIAAVSALLSSLCYTEFSVDVPVAGGAFSYLRVTFGEFVGYFAGANILMEYVLSNAAVSRSFTEYLSCAFGRNDPNSWRIHVHGLMQGYNMLDLPAVALIIVLTICLCHSTKESSMLNLIMTVFHVVFFGFIIIAGFCNGKVENLIKPGGIAPYGVRGIVDGAAIVYFSYIGYDTVSTMAEEIRNPSKTLPVGIVGSVLIVSVLYCLMALSLCLLQPYNMIPEGASFSAVFELMGWKWASNVVGAGASLGIVASQLVAMLGQARYLCVIGRARLVPSWLAKVHPTTGTPLNATIVLGICQASIALFTELNIVIEMISIGTLLVFYLVSNALIYRRYVILTLKMVAYKRFGIWAGVITIFYVLYGVHSTYHAEEILEMVVVDNVNTNSSTQQQITKVEIQLF, from the exons ATGGTTTTGTCCAATTACCTTAATTCTCTGTCCAAAACACCTCAAAAGCTAAAGAAAAGGATGTTAGCAACATGGACACCAGACCAAGAACTCAACAAAGTGAGGCTAAGGTCTGGTGCTGACATGAAGAGGAAACTGACATGGTATGATTTAGTAGCTCTTGGAATTGGAGGAATGCTTGGTGTTGGAGTTTTTGTAACAACTGGCCATGTTGCTCGTAAAAACGCGGGCCCTTCTGTTTTCATCTCATACATAATTGCTGCTGTATCTGCCCTTCTTTCTTCCTTGTGTTATACTGAGTTCTCTGTTGATGTTCCTGTTGCTGGTGGAGCTTTCAGTTATCTCCGAGTTACTTTTG GGGAATTTGTGGGATACTTTGCAGGAGCAAATATATTAATGGAATATGTGTTGTCAAATGCTGCTGTTTCAAGAAGTTTTACAGAGTATTTGTCATGTGCCTTTGGTAGAAATGATCCAAATTCATGGAGAATCCATGTACATGGTTTAATGCAAGGTTACAACATGTTGGATCTCCCCGCGGTCGCGTTGATTATTGTCCTCACTATTTGTTTGTGTCATAG TACTAAAGAGAGCTCAATGTTGAACCTGATAATGACAGTCTTCCATGTGGTCTTTTTTGGATTTATAATAATAGCTGGATTTTGCAATGGAAAAGTTGAGAACTTAATAAAGCCAGGAGGAATAGCTCCTTATGGTGTTAGAGGGATTGTTGATGGAGCAGCCATAGTTTACTTCAGTTATATTGGATATGACACAGTGTCCACCATGGCTGAAGAAATAAGAAACCCTTCAAAGACTCTACCTGTGGGAATTGTTGGCTCTGTCCTCATTGTCTCTGTCCTCTATTGCCTCATGGCTCTATCCTTGTGCCTTTTGCAACCTTATAACATG ATTCCGGAAGGAGCATCATTTTCAGCAGTTTTCGAGTTGATGGGGTGGAAGTGGGCAAGCAATGTAGTAGGGGCAGGTGCAAGTTTAGGGATTGTGGCATCTCAATTAGTAGCCATGCTTGGACAAGCAAGGTACCTTTGTGTCATTGGGAGGGCTAGACTTGTACCTTCTTGGTTAGCCAAAGTACATCCTACTACTGGCACTCCACTAAATGCTACTATCGTCTTGG GTATATGCCAAGCATCAATTGCATTATTCACAGAGCTTAATATTGTAATAGAGATGATCTCCATTGGCACATTACTAGTATTTTACTTAGTGTCCAATGCACTTATATACCGTCGATATGTAATCCTTA CATTGAAAATGGTGGCATATAAAAGATTTGGTATATGGGCTGGTgttataacaatattttatgTACTATATGGTGTTCACTCAACATATCATGCTGAAGAAATATTGGAAATGGTTGTTGTTGATAATGTGAATACCAATTCTTCCACCCAACAACAAATTACTAAGGTTGAGATTCAACTTTTTTAA